A region from the Candidatus Tanganyikabacteria bacterium genome encodes:
- the ftsH gene encoding ATP-dependent zinc metalloprotease FtsH — protein MDGRDARTIWWALGAALLFWLAALAFLPHDPRRPEIAYTALRDYLAAGEVARLEIQGQRVTASLRRGDSLDVVTTLPPVQDVSFWSLVKEHRTEVWVRPEAGRWWLDLALVAVPILLLVLLLTRVGGRTDSQPNAFSFGQSRARLWNAERPSVTFADVAGVDEAKEELREIVEYLKTPERFHRLGARVPRGVLLAGPPGTGKTLLARAAAGEAQVPFFSICATEFVEMFVGVGSSRVRDLFEKAKARSPALIFIDELDAVGRRRGNFIGNVNDEREQTLNQLLAEMDGFEPRTEVIVLAATNRADVLDPAILRPGRFDRRVVVGLPDRTGREAILAIHLKSVPAEPGVDIATLAGSTAGFSGADLANLVNEAALMAAKAGLEHVTARELDQARDKAIMGVRRNVRLSADERRIVAYHEAGHALVAHYLPGADPLHKVTIIPHGMALGATQLLPDADRHNLPRGYLLDRLAVMVGGRVAEELAFGDVTTGAENDLREMAQVARAMVTRWRMTDEPGLMAISPEGDEAYGPYGRQYSDQTAALIDREVRRLGEEAISRARAVLTRHRLKLDRLADTLLEQEVVLRPDIERIAADL, from the coding sequence GTGGACGGTCGCGACGCGCGGACGATCTGGTGGGCGCTCGGAGCAGCCCTCCTCTTCTGGCTCGCGGCCCTCGCGTTCTTGCCGCACGATCCGCGGCGGCCCGAAATCGCATACACCGCGCTCCGCGACTACCTCGCGGCCGGCGAGGTCGCACGGCTGGAGATCCAGGGCCAGCGTGTAACCGCATCCCTCCGGAGAGGTGATTCGCTGGATGTCGTCACGACCCTCCCGCCCGTGCAGGACGTGAGCTTCTGGTCCCTGGTCAAGGAGCACCGCACCGAGGTCTGGGTCAGGCCGGAGGCCGGCCGCTGGTGGCTGGATCTGGCACTCGTCGCGGTCCCCATCCTCCTGCTGGTCCTGCTGCTCACGCGCGTGGGCGGCCGGACCGACAGCCAGCCCAACGCCTTCTCGTTCGGCCAGAGCCGCGCCAGGCTGTGGAACGCGGAGCGCCCGAGCGTGACCTTTGCGGACGTGGCCGGCGTCGACGAGGCCAAGGAGGAACTGCGGGAGATCGTGGAGTACCTGAAGACCCCGGAGCGCTTCCACCGTCTCGGCGCGAGGGTGCCGCGCGGCGTGCTGCTCGCGGGTCCGCCCGGCACCGGCAAGACCCTGCTGGCGCGGGCGGCCGCCGGCGAGGCGCAAGTGCCGTTCTTCTCGATCTGCGCGACCGAGTTCGTGGAGATGTTCGTGGGCGTGGGCTCCTCGCGCGTTAGGGACCTCTTCGAAAAGGCCAAGGCGCGCTCGCCCGCGCTGATCTTCATCGACGAACTGGACGCGGTGGGTCGCCGGCGCGGGAACTTCATCGGCAACGTCAACGACGAGCGCGAGCAGACCCTCAACCAGCTCCTGGCCGAGATGGACGGCTTCGAGCCCCGCACCGAGGTGATCGTGCTGGCCGCGACCAACCGCGCCGACGTCCTGGATCCGGCAATCCTGCGGCCCGGGCGCTTCGATCGGCGAGTCGTGGTGGGCCTTCCCGACCGCACCGGCCGCGAGGCCATCCTGGCAATCCATCTCAAGAGCGTGCCCGCCGAGCCGGGGGTCGACATCGCGACGCTGGCCGGCTCCACGGCGGGATTCTCCGGGGCCGACCTGGCGAACCTGGTGAACGAGGCGGCGCTGATGGCCGCCAAGGCGGGCTTGGAGCACGTCACGGCAAGGGAACTCGACCAGGCGCGCGACAAGGCCATCATGGGCGTCCGGCGCAATGTCCGGCTGTCAGCCGACGAGCGCCGGATCGTCGCGTACCACGAGGCCGGGCACGCCCTCGTGGCGCACTACCTGCCCGGCGCGGATCCGCTGCACAAGGTCACGATCATTCCCCACGGAATGGCCCTGGGCGCGACGCAGCTGCTTCCGGATGCCGATCGCCACAATCTGCCGCGCGGTTACCTGCTGGACAGGCTGGCGGTCATGGTGGGCGGAAGGGTCGCGGAGGAGCTCGCATTCGGCGACGTGACCACCGGGGCCGAGAACGACCTGCGGGAGATGGCGCAGGTCGCCCGCGCCATGGTCACGCGCTGGCGCATGACGGACGAACCCGGCCTGATGGCCATCTCGCCCGAAGGGGATGAAGCCTACGGCCCGTACGGGCGCCAGTACAGCGACCAGACGGCGGCCCTCATCGATCGGGAGGTGCGGCGCCTGGGCGAGGAGGCGATCTCTCGCGCCCGCGCGGTGCTGACGCGCCACCGCCTCAAGCTGGATCGCCTCGCGGATACCCTGCTGGAGCAGGAAGTGGTCTTGCGGCCGGATATCGAGCGGATCGCCGCCGATCTCTAG
- a CDS encoding type II secretion system protein, protein MKARTRQGFTLVELIVMMTVIAILVAVAVPNFSGAQDRSRNSGIQHNLHLIQQSIEEYGSEINHQFPEDLAAEFIGKGNNYLPSDNYPPTPWNKQQKQTIKYKAGDVVTKEPYEYKCGTDCEGKIEDPVSTRSYGVIIWGIGADGLATGRSQAYRLAGNGKKGRNVLRVLTIGNNMGDL, encoded by the coding sequence GGTGATCGCGATCCTCGTCGCCGTCGCGGTCCCCAACTTCTCGGGCGCGCAGGATCGCTCGCGCAACTCCGGGATCCAGCACAACCTCCACCTGATCCAGCAGAGCATCGAGGAGTACGGCTCGGAGATCAACCACCAGTTCCCGGAAGATCTCGCGGCCGAGTTCATCGGCAAGGGCAACAACTACCTGCCGAGCGACAACTATCCGCCCACGCCCTGGAACAAGCAGCAGAAGCAGACCATCAAGTACAAGGCCGGCGACGTCGTCACGAAGGAGCCCTACGAGTACAAGTGCGGCACCGACTGCGAGGGCAAGATCGAGGATCCGGTCTCCACGCGCAGCTACGGCGTCATCATCTGGGGGATAGGCGCGGACGGCCTGGCAACGGGCCGGTCGCAGGCCTACCGCCTGGCCGGCAACGGCAAGAAGGGCCGCAACGTCCTGCGCGTGCTGACCATCGGCAACAACATGGGCGATCTCTAG